TGTCAAGAGTAATGCTTTCAATAGCTCTATGAGCTTTTAGAAGTATGCTTCCGCCCGGTGTTTCATAACAACCCCTGCTTTTCATACCTACAAAGCGGTTTTCCACCAAATCAAGCCTACCTATACCATGCTTTGCACCAAATTCGTTAAGCTTAGCTAAAAGCCCAGCTGGACTTAGCTTTTCGCCATTTATAGCAACTAAATCTCCTTTTTGAAATTCAAGCTCTATAAACTCACTTTCATTTGAAGCTTCTTTTAAGCTTTTGCTCCAGCGCCACATATCTTCTTCTGGAGCCTTGGCAGGATCTTCTAAAACAAGACCTTCATAAGAAATGTGAAGTAAATTTGCGTCCATTGAGTAGGGAGATTTGCCCTTTTTCTTTGAAATATCAATGCCGTGTTTTTCAGCATAAGCTAAAAGCTTTTCGCGGCTGTTTAAATCCCATTCGCGCCAAGGAGCAATGATCTTAAAGTCCGGATTAAAGGCCAAGTAGCCAAGCTCAAAACGCACCTGATCATTGCCCTTGCCTGTGGCTCCGTGACTTAGGGCATCAGCTCCTGTTTGTAGGGCAATTTGAGCCTGAGTTTTGGCAATCAAAGGTCTTGCTATGCTTGTGCCTAGCAAATACTCACCCTCATACAAGGCATTTGCTCTAAACATAGGAAAAACAAAGTCCCTTACAAACTCATCTTTTAAATCCTTGATAAAGATATTTTCTTCTTTTATGCCAAGGGCTAGGGCTTTTTTGCGAGCTGGCTCAAGCTCTTCTCCTTGTCCTATATCAGCCGTAAAGGTAACAACCTCGCATTTGTATTCATCTTGAAGCCATTTTAAAATAATGCTTGTATCAAGTCCGCCAGAATAAGCTAAAACTACTTTTTTGATCTCTTCTTTCACTGCACTTTCCTTATTTTTATCAAATTAAGTCGTGATTATAGCTAAATTTTACTAAAATAAGGCTTTGAAAATAAAAATTTACGAGTTTAAGAATTTAAGGTTTTTGTTGATGAAATGCAAAAATAAGCAAATTATGTTCCAAAAGATAAATTTTTTGATGAATTATTGTCTTTTTTTGCTAAAATTGCATTTATGAGAGTAGATAAATTTTTAAATGCAGTAAATATCACAAAAAGAAGGGCTATTGCTGAGGATATGTGTAAAAGTGGTGTTGTTTTTATCAACGAAAGGCTTGCAAAACCAAGCAAAGAAGTCAAAATCAACGATATCATAAGGCTTAAACTTCATACCAAAGAAGAAATTTACAAGGTTTTAGCCTTGCCTACTCTTAAAAATATCCCCAAAGATAAAAAAGATGACTTTGTTCAAAAACTTGAAAACAAGGATCAAGATGAGTAAGACCAGAGAAATTGTATTAAGTCTTGATGAACTTGATGAACTTTGCAAGCTTTTGCCAAATGAGGGTGTTATTTTGTTACAAGGGGATTTAGCAAGTGGAAAAACAAGTTTAGTTCAAGCCTTTGCTAAATTTAAGGGCATAAAAGAAGAGCCAAGTTCCCCAACTTTTTCGGTTATGCAAAGCTATGAAAATGAAAATGGCTTCAAGCTTTTTCATTATGATATTTATCAAAATGGCTTTAAAGCTCTTTTAGAAAATGGACTTTTTGAGAATTTTTTTGAAAAGGGTTTGCATTTAGTAGAGTGGGGCGATGAAAAGCTTTATGAGTATTTAAAGAATTTTGGCATAGAGGCTAAAAAAATTCAAATTTCAAATTTAAAAGATAAAAGAAAGTATCAAATTTATGAGTAAATTACAAGCGATCAATCTACAAAAAATCATCAAAAAAACAAAAATCATACAAAATATTTCTTTAGAGATCAGTAGCAACGAAGTTGTGGGGCTTTTAGGACCAAATGGAGCTGGAAAAACCACGACTTTTTATATGATATGTGGGCTTATACCTCCAAGCTCTGGTCAGGTTATGCTTGATGATGAGGATATTACAAAACTTCCTTTAAACAAAAGAGCAAAGATAGGCATAGGCTATTTGCCTCAAGAAAGTAGCGTGTTTAAAGATTTAAGCGTTGAGGATAATTTGCTTTTAGCCGCACAAATTCTTTACAAAGATAAAAAAGTTTTAGAAGAAAAGGTTGAAAAAATGCTCGAGCTTTTAAGCATAGAGCCTATACGAATGCGAAAAGGCTTAAGCCTTAGTGGTGGAGAGCGTAGGCGTTGTGAGATTGCTAGAAGCTTGATGTGCGATCCTAAATTTTTGCTTTTAGATGAACCCTTTGCTGGGGTTGATCCTATAGCAGTGGCTGAAATTCAAAGGCTTATTGCTGATCTTAAAAAGCTTGGTATAGGTGTTTTAATCACTGATCATAATGTTAGAGAAACACTCGCAATTTGTGATAGAACTTATGTTATAAGGGCTGGAAGTTTGCTTGCAAGTGGCACGGCAAGTGAAATTTCTCATAATGAAGATGTAAGAAAATATTACTTAGGAGCGGAGTTTAAACTCTTTGAATAATGCTTAAACAAAAGATAAATCAAGCCACCAAAACCAAACTGAGCCAAACACTAAGAACATGGCTTCCTATATTGCAAGTAGGTATTGAAGATCTTAAGGAAAGCCTAAATGAAATGATAAAGGATAATCCCTTTGCAAGCGTGAGCGAAAACAAGGCTACAAGAAGTGATGGAAAAAAAAGCTTTGATCATTTTTATAAAAATTCAGTCAGTGATACGCTTGAGGCTTTAAGTCTTTCTAAAAAAAGTGTTTATGAGCTTTTGGAAGAGCAAATTATACCTCCACTTTTTCCCACTGCAAAATCTCAAGAAATTGCTTTAAAGATCATAGAATGCTTAAATAACGAGGGATATTTTGAATACGATGAAGAGCTTTTAAAGGATTTTAGCAAAGAAGAGGTTGAACGCATAAGACAAAGATTTAAATTCCTTGATCCTGTCGGTGTTGGAGCTTTAAATTTCAAAGAAGCCTTACTTTTTTCTTTGGAAAATGAGCAAGATTTAGATGAAGAACTTGATGAGTTTTGTAGGTTTTTGATCACTGATTTTGACAATATCAAAGACTATGTTAAAGAACCTTTATATAAGCAAGCTTTGGCTGTGATCAAGAAATTTAGCACCCCGCCTTTTTTGGAGTATTTTGAAGATAGTAGGGCTATTGTTCCTGATATTTTTATTTATAGAGAAGATGGAGAGATTAAAATCAAGATCAATGATGAGTATTATCCTGAAATTCATATCGAAACGGATAATTTAGAACATGAGTTTTTAAGTTCTTATATCAAAGAGGCAAAAAATCTTATCGACGCTTTAGAAATGAGAAAAGCAACGCTTTATAAAGTAGGGCTTATGATCATAGAGCATCAGTATGATTTTTTTGTGGGCAAGGAAATAAAGCCTATGAAGCTTAGCGACTTGGCTGAGGATTTGCAAAGAAATTCAAGCACTATTTCAAGGGCTATTGCAAATAAATATCTTAGCTTTGAAGGAGGGCTTGTTCCTTTAAAAAACTTTTTTACAACTGCTGTTGATGATGAGGGAGAAACCTCAAATGCAACGATTAAAGAATATATCACTGAACTTATCAAAAAAGAAGATCGTAAAAAGCCTTTAAGTGATGAAAAGCTTTTGCAACTTGCTCAAAAAGAGTTTTCAAGTATGCAAATAGGAAGACGCACCATAGCTAAATACCGCATTCAACTTGGTATAGCAAGCTCAAGTGATAGAAAAAAGCTTTATGAGCTTTCTTGAGCCTTTTTCTCATAAAATGCGATGATTTTATAATGAAGCCATAAAGAAAAAACCATAATGCACGAGCCTAAAATAAGGCGTTTGTATTCAAAATCAATATGCCAAAACACTGCATTTACTAAAATGGCAGCAGGGATTAAAGCATTATGCATGAGCGCTAGCACACCGCTATCTACCTTTGTAGCACCCTTATTGTA
This genomic interval from Campylobacter sp. MIT 99-7217 contains the following:
- a CDS encoding argininosuccinate synthase, with the protein product MKEEIKKVVLAYSGGLDTSIILKWLQDEYKCEVVTFTADIGQGEELEPARKKALALGIKEENIFIKDLKDEFVRDFVFPMFRANALYEGEYLLGTSIARPLIAKTQAQIALQTGADALSHGATGKGNDQVRFELGYLAFNPDFKIIAPWREWDLNSREKLLAYAEKHGIDISKKKGKSPYSMDANLLHISYEGLVLEDPAKAPEEDMWRWSKSLKEASNESEFIELEFQKGDLVAINGEKLSPAGLLAKLNEFGAKHGIGRLDLVENRFVGMKSRGCYETPGGSILLKAHRAIESITLDREAAHLKDELMPKYASMIYNGFWFSPERLMLQALIDESQKHVNGKVKLELYKGNVIVRGRESANDSLFNTAFSTFEEDEVYNQKDAEGFIKLNALRLIIAGKNGRKFK
- the lptB gene encoding LPS export ABC transporter ATP-binding protein yields the protein MSKLQAINLQKIIKKTKIIQNISLEISSNEVVGLLGPNGAGKTTTFYMICGLIPPSSGQVMLDDEDITKLPLNKRAKIGIGYLPQESSVFKDLSVEDNLLLAAQILYKDKKVLEEKVEKMLELLSIEPIRMRKGLSLSGGERRRCEIARSLMCDPKFLLLDEPFAGVDPIAVAEIQRLIADLKKLGIGVLITDHNVRETLAICDRTYVIRAGSLLASGTASEISHNEDVRKYYLGAEFKLFE
- a CDS encoding RNA polymerase factor sigma-54; amino-acid sequence: MLKQKINQATKTKLSQTLRTWLPILQVGIEDLKESLNEMIKDNPFASVSENKATRSDGKKSFDHFYKNSVSDTLEALSLSKKSVYELLEEQIIPPLFPTAKSQEIALKIIECLNNEGYFEYDEELLKDFSKEEVERIRQRFKFLDPVGVGALNFKEALLFSLENEQDLDEELDEFCRFLITDFDNIKDYVKEPLYKQALAVIKKFSTPPFLEYFEDSRAIVPDIFIYREDGEIKIKINDEYYPEIHIETDNLEHEFLSSYIKEAKNLIDALEMRKATLYKVGLMIIEHQYDFFVGKEIKPMKLSDLAEDLQRNSSTISRAIANKYLSFEGGLVPLKNFFTTAVDDEGETSNATIKEYITELIKKEDRKKPLSDEKLLQLAQKEFSSMQIGRRTIAKYRIQLGIASSSDRKKLYELS
- a CDS encoding RNA-binding S4 domain-containing protein, producing MRVDKFLNAVNITKRRAIAEDMCKSGVVFINERLAKPSKEVKINDIIRLKLHTKEEIYKVLALPTLKNIPKDKKDDFVQKLENKDQDE
- the tsaE gene encoding tRNA (adenosine(37)-N6)-threonylcarbamoyltransferase complex ATPase subunit type 1 TsaE translates to MSKTREIVLSLDELDELCKLLPNEGVILLQGDLASGKTSLVQAFAKFKGIKEEPSSPTFSVMQSYENENGFKLFHYDIYQNGFKALLENGLFENFFEKGLHLVEWGDEKLYEYLKNFGIEAKKIQISNLKDKRKYQIYE